One genomic segment of Mesoterricola silvestris includes these proteins:
- a CDS encoding DEAD/DEAH box helicase, producing the protein MAVLWVSDFDLDRLQPLPEALLMALGAIGQASARGHLAQTLVRSRVAPQAEPWIADPAAMTPMLSLLREAGLAQEEHRGFWSVTEAAREAVCRRAHRKGLLKALSVAGQCSYDAGKVLLDPLGRDLAAFRLAFLEGRTEDWLTAQEKVRSTHRTALAFRDPLALICSRPFDPAWFEALPPAQQSHGAWALLHDQTVHHQRNEPFRAWLEARSRTRPSPLGPMAEYLLMEGRVEEARALLEKLQPRQRALVPIALLEAAMDLVQGRTAEAAGGFETVLAALGQGTRRKAVHLPGLMDLFCFLAFIGRGDDAGLRMAAERLELLGRRQPGDPLSTLAEPLQRLLLHRTGLPPREELPPRARPAGAMRFVDVLCGYLCEARLAPAALEGAQQELDGLPLGLFAGELEEMGRRSRGGLSTGRFPFLDLVQHSESWEKALEDLHGLVKPMASQRPGRLAWWVWRNVEGKAPFVIEPREQRLDARGQWTRGKAISMKRLKEESRAYDFLLPQDQAVIACVREGWKGFELNLDGALQALVGHPLVFWTEGDVDQASRVEVVAGQPELRVTRRGQVLELRLEPALEEGDVMVVNDGLFRVRVITVTSAHRKLEGIVGQGLQVPLAAEAQVLKALRAVAPMVTIHSDVAVKDEAARKAGMAKVEGDPAIQLLLMPFHQGLKAQLRVEPLKGGGYYPPGQGGANLMVDHQGTTRLVARDLRAETAGAEALLEALPTLPLEEGRSEWMIDDPESCMTLLLELEHAKGLAVVQWPEGGRLSPPRTIGMDAMSLRVKRQGTWFDAEGELKLDEGRVASLQELLQASEKPGARFVKLGDGRVYALAETFRRRLDDLRALGDVQGGVLRLPGLGALALEGLAGELGEFKADRAWTGLLERLHGAMGLEPALPEGLRADLRPYQTEGCHWMLRLAAAGLGACLADDMGLGKTVQTLAMLLARAGHGPGLVIAPTSVCSNWEAEAQRFAPQLRVKRFGEGDREASLQGAGPYDLFICTYGLLSLEAERLQRVSWATAVLDEGQNIKNALTKRSQAVMDLQAGFRVLLSGTPVENHLAELWNLFNFLNPGLLGSLDQFRKRFQEPIEKDQDTEAVSRLRRIVSPFLLRRTKAQVLTELPARTEIVLALEPSEAEMTFLEALRRRSLEELDDSPGQTMQVLASLMRLRRACCNVSLVQDGAEIPSSKLEAFLDLVDELRENGHRALVFSQFVDHLALLREALDARGVTYQYLDGSTPAKKRASSVKAFQAGEGELFLISLKAGGTGLNLTGADYVIHMDPWWNPAVEDQASDRAHRIGQTRPVTVYRLVLKGTVEEKILRLHEQKRQLAEDLLSGTAVAAQLDAAALLALLKEG; encoded by the coding sequence ATGGCAGTTCTTTGGGTTTCCGATTTCGACCTGGACAGGCTCCAGCCCCTCCCCGAGGCCCTCCTCATGGCCCTGGGGGCCATCGGGCAGGCCTCGGCCCGGGGACACCTGGCCCAGACCCTGGTGCGCAGCCGCGTGGCGCCGCAGGCCGAGCCGTGGATCGCGGACCCGGCGGCCATGACGCCCATGCTCAGCCTCCTGAGGGAGGCCGGATTGGCCCAGGAGGAGCACCGGGGATTCTGGTCGGTGACCGAGGCCGCGCGGGAGGCGGTGTGCCGCCGGGCCCACCGCAAGGGGCTGCTCAAGGCCCTTTCCGTGGCGGGGCAGTGCTCGTACGACGCGGGCAAGGTCCTGCTGGACCCCCTGGGGCGGGACCTGGCGGCCTTCCGCCTGGCCTTCCTGGAGGGGCGCACCGAGGACTGGCTCACGGCCCAGGAAAAGGTGCGCTCCACCCACCGGACCGCCCTGGCCTTCCGGGATCCCCTGGCCCTCATCTGCTCCCGCCCCTTCGACCCGGCCTGGTTCGAGGCCCTGCCTCCGGCCCAGCAGAGCCACGGGGCCTGGGCCCTCCTGCACGACCAGACCGTGCACCACCAGCGCAACGAGCCCTTCCGGGCGTGGCTGGAGGCCCGGAGCCGCACCCGGCCCAGCCCCCTGGGGCCCATGGCGGAATACCTGCTCATGGAAGGCCGGGTGGAGGAGGCCCGCGCCCTCCTGGAGAAGCTCCAGCCCAGGCAGCGCGCCCTGGTGCCCATCGCCCTGCTGGAGGCGGCCATGGACCTCGTGCAGGGCCGCACGGCGGAGGCCGCCGGAGGCTTCGAGACCGTCCTGGCCGCCCTGGGCCAGGGCACCCGGCGCAAGGCGGTGCACCTGCCCGGGCTCATGGACCTCTTCTGCTTCCTGGCCTTCATCGGACGGGGCGACGACGCCGGCCTGCGCATGGCCGCGGAGCGCCTGGAGCTCCTGGGCCGGCGCCAGCCCGGGGATCCCCTCAGCACCCTTGCCGAGCCCCTGCAGCGCCTCCTCCTCCACCGCACGGGACTGCCCCCCCGGGAGGAACTGCCTCCCCGGGCCCGTCCCGCGGGGGCGATGCGTTTCGTGGACGTTCTCTGCGGGTACCTGTGCGAAGCCCGCCTCGCCCCCGCCGCCCTGGAGGGCGCCCAGCAGGAACTCGACGGGCTGCCCCTGGGCCTCTTCGCGGGCGAACTGGAGGAGATGGGCCGCCGCAGCCGCGGCGGGCTCTCCACGGGCCGCTTCCCCTTCCTGGACCTGGTGCAGCACAGCGAAAGCTGGGAGAAGGCCCTGGAGGACCTCCACGGCCTGGTCAAGCCCATGGCCAGCCAGCGCCCCGGGCGCCTGGCCTGGTGGGTGTGGCGCAACGTGGAGGGCAAGGCGCCCTTCGTCATCGAGCCCCGGGAGCAGCGGCTGGACGCCCGCGGCCAGTGGACCCGCGGCAAGGCCATCTCCATGAAGCGCCTCAAGGAGGAGAGCCGCGCCTACGACTTCCTCCTGCCCCAGGACCAGGCCGTCATCGCCTGCGTGCGGGAGGGCTGGAAGGGCTTCGAGCTGAACCTGGACGGGGCCCTGCAGGCCCTGGTGGGCCACCCCCTGGTGTTCTGGACCGAAGGCGACGTGGACCAGGCCTCCCGGGTGGAGGTGGTGGCCGGCCAGCCCGAACTGCGCGTGACCCGCAGGGGCCAGGTGCTGGAGCTGCGCCTGGAGCCGGCCCTGGAGGAGGGCGACGTGATGGTGGTGAACGACGGCCTCTTCCGGGTGCGGGTCATCACCGTCACCTCCGCCCACCGGAAGCTGGAGGGCATCGTGGGCCAGGGCCTCCAGGTGCCCCTGGCCGCCGAGGCCCAGGTGCTCAAGGCCCTGCGGGCCGTCGCCCCCATGGTGACCATCCATTCGGACGTGGCCGTCAAGGACGAGGCCGCGCGCAAGGCCGGCATGGCCAAGGTGGAAGGCGACCCCGCCATCCAGCTCCTGCTCATGCCCTTCCACCAGGGCCTCAAGGCCCAGCTGCGGGTGGAGCCCCTCAAGGGCGGCGGGTACTATCCCCCGGGCCAGGGCGGCGCCAACCTCATGGTGGACCACCAGGGCACCACCCGCCTGGTGGCGCGGGACCTGCGGGCGGAGACCGCCGGCGCCGAGGCGCTGCTGGAGGCCCTGCCCACCCTTCCCCTGGAGGAGGGGCGCTCGGAGTGGATGATCGACGACCCCGAAAGCTGCATGACCCTCCTTCTGGAACTGGAGCACGCCAAGGGCCTGGCCGTGGTGCAGTGGCCCGAGGGCGGCCGGCTCAGCCCGCCCCGCACCATCGGCATGGACGCCATGAGCCTGCGGGTGAAGCGCCAGGGCACCTGGTTCGACGCCGAGGGGGAGCTGAAGCTGGACGAAGGCCGCGTGGCCAGCCTCCAGGAGCTGCTCCAGGCCTCGGAGAAGCCCGGGGCGCGCTTCGTGAAGCTGGGCGACGGCCGCGTCTACGCCCTGGCCGAGACCTTCCGGCGGCGCCTGGACGACCTGCGGGCCCTGGGGGACGTGCAGGGCGGGGTGCTGCGCCTTCCCGGCCTGGGCGCCCTGGCCCTGGAGGGCCTGGCCGGGGAGCTGGGCGAATTCAAGGCGGACCGGGCCTGGACGGGCCTCCTGGAGCGGCTCCACGGCGCCATGGGCCTGGAGCCCGCCCTTCCCGAAGGCCTCCGGGCCGATCTCCGCCCCTACCAGACCGAGGGCTGCCACTGGATGCTGCGCCTGGCCGCGGCGGGCCTGGGGGCCTGCCTCGCCGACGACATGGGCCTGGGCAAGACGGTCCAGACCCTGGCCATGCTCCTGGCCCGCGCCGGCCACGGGCCGGGCCTCGTCATCGCCCCCACCAGCGTCTGCTCCAACTGGGAGGCCGAGGCGCAGCGGTTCGCCCCCCAGCTCAGGGTCAAGCGCTTCGGGGAAGGGGACCGGGAGGCCTCCCTCCAGGGCGCCGGCCCCTACGACCTCTTCATCTGCACCTACGGCCTGCTCTCCCTGGAGGCCGAGCGGCTCCAGCGGGTGTCCTGGGCCACCGCCGTGCTGGACGAGGGCCAGAACATCAAGAACGCCCTCACCAAGCGAAGCCAGGCCGTCATGGACCTCCAGGCCGGCTTCCGGGTGCTCCTGTCGGGCACCCCCGTGGAGAACCACCTGGCCGAGCTGTGGAACCTCTTCAACTTCCTCAACCCCGGCCTGCTGGGGTCCCTGGACCAGTTCCGCAAGCGCTTCCAGGAGCCCATCGAGAAGGACCAGGACACCGAGGCCGTCTCGCGCCTGCGCCGCATCGTGAGCCCCTTCCTCCTGCGCCGCACCAAGGCCCAGGTGCTCACGGAACTGCCGGCCCGCACCGAGATCGTCCTGGCCCTGGAGCCCTCCGAGGCCGAGATGACCTTCCTGGAGGCCCTGCGCCGCCGGAGCCTGGAGGAACTGGACGACAGCCCCGGGCAGACCATGCAGGTGCTGGCCTCCCTCATGCGCCTGCGCCGCGCCTGCTGCAACGTGTCCCTGGTGCAGGACGGCGCGGAGATCCCCTCCTCCAAGCTGGAGGCCTTCCTGGACCTGGTGGACGAGCTCCGGGAGAACGGCCACCGGGCCCTGGTCTTCAGCCAGTTCGTGGACCATCTGGCCCTGCTGCGCGAGGCCCTGGACGCCCGGGGCGTGACCTACCAGTACCTGGACGGTTCCACCCCCGCCAAGAAACGCGCGTCCTCGGTGAAGGCCTTCCAGGCCGGGGAGGGCGAGCTCTTCCTCATCAGCCTCAAGGCCGGGGGCACCGGGCTCAACCTCACGGGCGCCGACTACGTGATCCACATGGACCCCTGGTGGAACCCCGCCGTGGAGGACCAGGCCTCGGACCGGGCCCACCGCATCGGCCAGACCCGCCCCGTCACGGTGTACCGCCTCGTCCTCAAGGGGACCGTGGAGGAGAAGATCCTCAGGCTCCACGAGCAGAAGCGCCAGCTGGCCGAGGATCTCCTCAGCGGCACCGCCGTCGCCGCCCAGCTCGACGCCGCCGCGCTCCTGGCGCTGCTGAAGGAAGGATGA
- a CDS encoding CvfB family protein translates to MSHEPVQVGDVAYLRIVAVKDAGAFLAWGRPRDLLLPWSEVKFEQKRRIAEGRRIMVCVFEAEDGRVAASARLDDFLRDEAPAYRAGDKVTVLVDEPTDLGLRVIVDHRYWGLVHKADLFGSLPRGHRQDGWVKTPRADGKLDIALSAPGYAKVESAAEKVLAVLARGGGHLKVGDRTAPEEIYALFGMSKKVFKLTLGALYKARKITMDEAGIHLSA, encoded by the coding sequence ATGTCCCATGAGCCCGTGCAGGTGGGGGACGTCGCCTACCTGCGCATCGTCGCCGTGAAGGATGCCGGGGCCTTCCTGGCCTGGGGCCGGCCCAGGGATCTCCTGCTGCCCTGGAGCGAAGTGAAGTTCGAGCAGAAGCGCCGCATCGCCGAGGGGCGCCGCATCATGGTCTGCGTCTTCGAGGCCGAGGACGGCCGCGTGGCGGCCTCGGCGCGCCTGGACGACTTCCTCCGGGACGAGGCCCCCGCCTACCGCGCCGGCGACAAGGTCACGGTGCTGGTGGACGAGCCCACCGACCTGGGCCTGCGGGTCATCGTGGACCACCGCTACTGGGGCCTGGTGCACAAGGCCGACCTCTTCGGGAGCCTGCCCCGGGGCCACCGCCAGGACGGCTGGGTCAAGACCCCCCGCGCCGACGGCAAGCTGGACATCGCCCTCAGCGCCCCCGGCTACGCCAAGGTGGAATCCGCCGCGGAAAAGGTGCTGGCCGTCCTGGCCCGCGGGGGCGGCCACCTGAAGGTGGGGGACCGCACCGCCCCGGAGGAGATCTACGCCCTTTTCGGGATGAGCAAGAAGGTGTTCAAGCTGACGCTGGGAGCGCTGTACAAAGCCCGGAAGATCACCATGGATGAGGCGGGCATCCACCTCTCCGCCTAG
- a CDS encoding cupin domain-containing protein, with translation MVQLVTQPFVIRPEGNKPKLIEEFVGNVATGTREVSIARMKAAGGWLEPGQTPRFDEYTLVLAGTLRVETREGITDVQANQAVITRAGQWVRYSAPEAEGAEYVAVCLPAFHPDTVHRD, from the coding sequence ATGGTCCAGCTCGTCACCCAGCCGTTCGTCATCCGTCCCGAAGGGAACAAGCCCAAGCTCATCGAGGAGTTCGTGGGCAACGTGGCCACGGGCACGCGGGAGGTGAGCATCGCGCGCATGAAGGCCGCGGGAGGCTGGCTGGAGCCGGGGCAGACGCCGCGGTTCGACGAGTACACGCTGGTGCTGGCGGGGACCCTGCGGGTGGAGACCCGGGAGGGCATCACCGACGTGCAGGCCAACCAGGCCGTCATCACCCGGGCCGGGCAGTGGGTGCGCTACAGCGCGCCGGAGGCGGAGGGGGCGGAGTATGTGGCCGTATGTTTGCCGGCCTTCCATCCCGATACGGTGCATCGGGATTGA
- a CDS encoding efflux RND transporter periplasmic adaptor subunit: MHRATSLCLLLALPLPAAPTLEGTVQPFRKVEVSAYVSSHIVELKAGEGDRVKAGQPLAQLYARLEELEMKRSKALLDRREYEAKGARSLFDNRVIPEFKAMESRIELDLARLNYETAAEHVRLRTILAPVDGLVVERTRELGETVNASQVVFRILDLSRATILCTARPDRVARLAPGQKLTVHVPAAETLPPLLAEVVLVSPSPDSPGLVRLKLLVRDPAPGLRAGLKAVVDLPDNP; encoded by the coding sequence ATGCACCGCGCCACCAGCCTTTGCCTACTCCTCGCCCTGCCGCTGCCCGCGGCGCCGACCCTCGAAGGCACGGTGCAGCCCTTCCGGAAGGTGGAGGTCAGCGCCTACGTTTCCAGCCACATCGTGGAGCTGAAGGCGGGCGAAGGGGACCGGGTGAAGGCGGGGCAGCCCCTGGCCCAGTTGTACGCCCGGCTCGAGGAACTGGAAATGAAGCGCTCCAAGGCGCTGCTGGACCGCCGGGAGTACGAGGCCAAGGGGGCCCGGAGCCTCTTCGACAACCGGGTGATCCCGGAGTTCAAGGCCATGGAATCCCGCATCGAGCTGGACCTGGCGCGCCTCAACTACGAGACCGCCGCCGAGCACGTCCGGCTCCGCACCATCCTGGCCCCCGTGGACGGCCTGGTGGTGGAGCGCACCCGGGAACTGGGGGAGACCGTCAACGCCTCCCAGGTGGTCTTCCGCATCCTGGACCTGAGCCGGGCCACCATCCTCTGCACGGCCCGGCCCGACCGGGTGGCCCGGCTGGCACCGGGCCAGAAGCTCACCGTCCATGTGCCTGCCGCCGAGACCCTGCCTCCGCTGCTCGCCGAGGTGGTCCTGGTTTCCCCCTCCCCCGATTCCCCTGGCCTCGTGCGCCTCAAGCTCCTGGTCCGCGACCCCGCGCCCGGCCTGCGGGCGGGCCTGAAGGCCGTGGTGGATCTGCCCGACAACCCCTGA